A genomic region of Runella rosea contains the following coding sequences:
- a CDS encoding thymidine kinase translates to MFIEPNHNTKHSQPRIGWVEVVCGSMFSGKTEELIRRLNRAKIARQKVEIFKPAIDKRYHDLDIVSHNENSIRSTPVNTSEEILLFAGDCDVVGIDEAQFLDNNLVEVCNKLASSGKRVIVAGLDMDFAGKPFGPMPLLMSIAEYVTKVHAVCVVCGEVAQYSYRKVTSQDKILLGETDSYEARCRRCYTLGELA, encoded by the coding sequence ATGTTCATCGAACCCAATCACAATACTAAACATTCTCAGCCTCGCATTGGGTGGGTGGAGGTTGTTTGCGGCTCTATGTTTTCGGGAAAAACCGAAGAACTTATTCGTCGGCTCAACCGGGCAAAGATAGCACGCCAAAAAGTGGAAATCTTTAAACCCGCCATTGATAAACGTTACCATGACCTCGACATTGTTTCTCACAACGAAAATTCGATTCGTTCGACCCCCGTCAACACCTCCGAGGAGATTTTACTCTTTGCTGGGGACTGCGACGTGGTGGGCATCGACGAAGCGCAATTCTTAGACAACAATCTCGTCGAGGTCTGCAACAAACTTGCCAGCAGCGGCAAACGCGTCATTGTGGCGGGCTTAGACATGGATTTTGCGGGCAAGCCTTTCGGTCCTATGCCCCTGTTGATGTCTATTGCCGAGTACGTTACCAAAGTCCACGCGGTATGTGTTGTCTGTGGAGAAGTAGCGCAATATTCATACCGAAAAGTCACTTCTCAAGATAAAATTCTCTTGGGCGAAACCGATTCTTACGAAGCGCGCTGCCGGAGATGTTATACGCTGGGGGAATTGGCGTGA
- a CDS encoding carboxypeptidase-like regulatory domain-containing protein, whose protein sequence is MRLSFHTLVFFAVFQWLTSTSAQAQGYLLLSGKVIDKSTQKPIAHAYVGMMSKSTGTLTNEDGQFFYRFPRIAIDSAVVVAVIGYKPFRQKASAYTLNQKDVVIELEPATPRLVDSSFIKTFEARNLVSDALGKIKKNNPQTPYLLNGFYRESLQQNGEYVDIREAVLQSEKDPRPKILVPEKVKALRGRQFLSENRSKALEGYSFPNGATIVTHSIDVGIPEYLDGKNLYDYVYELDDTIAYYLDKQVYRVLFRPVNAGIKAARTGSISINAADSAIIRIEYDFTAEGVKDVLKTGASDKVFGKTKRDTKRVYTCINYKPFAGKWYLQDYRMLLDTQFEQNKVQTLGSIKLQFVTTEIQKSNGMRIPETDVLIDTENFSPQVIPKYDEVIWGNFNFIIPSEAMRQIVNTLAK, encoded by the coding sequence ATGCGTCTTTCTTTCCATACCCTAGTTTTTTTTGCCGTTTTTCAGTGGCTCACTTCAACCTCCGCGCAGGCACAGGGCTACTTGCTGCTTTCAGGAAAAGTCATTGACAAATCGACCCAAAAGCCCATTGCACACGCGTATGTGGGCATGATGAGCAAAAGTACCGGCACGCTGACCAACGAGGATGGCCAATTTTTTTATCGTTTTCCACGCATTGCCATCGACTCTGCGGTGGTAGTAGCCGTGATTGGCTACAAACCTTTTCGACAAAAAGCCTCGGCCTATACCCTGAACCAAAAAGACGTGGTGATAGAACTCGAACCCGCCACTCCACGGCTCGTAGACAGCTCTTTCATCAAGACTTTTGAAGCCCGAAACTTGGTGTCGGACGCGTTGGGAAAGATAAAGAAAAATAATCCCCAAACGCCTTATTTACTCAATGGTTTTTACCGCGAATCTCTCCAACAAAACGGCGAATACGTCGACATTCGGGAGGCGGTGCTGCAATCCGAAAAAGACCCTCGCCCCAAGATTTTGGTTCCAGAGAAAGTAAAGGCCCTGAGAGGCCGCCAATTTTTAAGCGAGAATCGTTCGAAAGCACTCGAAGGATATTCATTCCCCAACGGTGCCACGATTGTGACGCATTCGATTGACGTGGGCATTCCCGAATACCTCGACGGCAAAAACCTGTACGATTATGTGTACGAACTGGATGATACCATCGCCTATTATCTTGACAAGCAGGTATATCGGGTACTTTTTCGGCCCGTTAACGCAGGTATTAAAGCGGCGCGTACGGGCAGCATCAGTATCAACGCCGCCGACTCAGCCATCATCCGAATTGAGTATGATTTTACGGCCGAAGGCGTCAAAGATGTGCTCAAAACGGGCGCGTCCGACAAGGTTTTTGGCAAAACCAAACGTGACACCAAACGCGTCTATACCTGCATCAACTATAAGCCCTTTGCGGGAAAATGGTATTTGCAGGATTATCGAATGCTGCTTGATACGCAGTTTGAGCAGAACAAAGTCCAAACCTTGGGAAGCATAAAACTACAATTTGTCACCACCGAAATTCAGAAAAGCAACGGGATGCGCATCCCCGAAACGGACGTATTGATTGATACCGAGAACTTCTCTCCGCAGGTCATTCCTAAATACGACGAAGTCATCTGGGGAAACTTCAACTTCATCATTCCCTCCGAAGCCATGCGGCAGATTGTGAATACGTTGGCGAAGTAG
- a CDS encoding S9 family peptidase, which produces MKLLLLPLFCLVGTMALAQTPTIQQSISMKSVGSPQISPDGRWVAYTVTETNWEENAYETEIWLTNTATGEKYPLTNSKKSNSSPVWSPDGKTLAFLSTRDDKSQIYVIHPQGGEAKALTKFETGVSYFDFSPNGKSIVFAATVPDSKAFKERIEKYSDYEVVQQDYKMTHLYILPVSDTATKLPTPKALTKGTDFSVGSFSFSPDGTKIAFDATKNPDLINSHTADIYVLTLSDTTARKIVSTKGPDNNPVWSPDGKQVAFVTANEDEFFFYANRLIASVPSEGGAPTVLSQSFDENAGLLDWSSEGIWFSGLQKTTSHLFLLNPSTKKFTKITQPDNIIGNQFSFTKDFKQIAFVMASPNQMGEIAVSSIPAFVPKILTQMGDQLKPYKTATREVVSWKSRDGATIEGVLIKPANYDPTKKYPLLVVIHGGPTGIDMPSITADRYYPIELFTAKGALVLRPNYRGSAGYGKAFRALNVRNLGVGDYDDVISGVDFLIGKGMVDKDKVGAMGWSQGGYISAFITTFSDRFKATSVGAGISNWATYYQNTDITPFTRQYLKGTPWNDPEIYKKTSPISYIKTAKTPTLIQHGELDRRVPIANAYELRLALEDNNVPVKMVVYKGFGHGITKPKQMRQVMEENLQWFGKWVFGEETKN; this is translated from the coding sequence ATGAAACTACTCCTTTTACCCCTGTTTTGCCTTGTGGGCACAATGGCCCTCGCCCAAACCCCCACCATTCAGCAATCCATTTCGATGAAAAGCGTGGGTAGCCCCCAAATCTCTCCCGATGGCCGTTGGGTGGCGTATACTGTCACAGAAACCAATTGGGAAGAGAATGCCTACGAGACCGAAATTTGGTTGACCAATACCGCTACCGGCGAGAAATACCCACTGACCAACTCTAAAAAATCAAACAGCAGCCCCGTCTGGTCGCCCGATGGCAAAACGCTGGCCTTTCTCTCCACCCGCGATGATAAAAGCCAAATTTACGTCATCCATCCGCAGGGTGGCGAGGCCAAAGCGCTCACCAAATTTGAAACGGGCGTATCGTATTTTGACTTTTCGCCCAACGGCAAATCTATTGTGTTTGCGGCCACCGTACCCGATTCCAAAGCGTTTAAAGAGCGCATAGAAAAATACAGCGATTACGAAGTGGTGCAGCAGGATTATAAAATGACGCATCTCTACATCTTGCCCGTTTCGGACACCGCCACCAAGCTCCCCACGCCCAAAGCCTTGACGAAAGGGACGGATTTTTCGGTGGGCAGTTTTTCTTTTTCCCCCGACGGCACAAAAATCGCGTTTGATGCCACCAAAAACCCTGACTTGATTAACAGCCATACGGCTGATATTTACGTACTTACTTTGTCCGACACCACTGCCCGGAAGATTGTTTCCACGAAAGGCCCCGACAATAACCCCGTTTGGTCGCCCGATGGAAAGCAAGTTGCGTTCGTAACGGCCAACGAAGATGAATTCTTTTTTTATGCCAACCGCCTCATTGCGAGCGTTCCGAGCGAAGGAGGAGCCCCGACTGTTTTAAGTCAGAGTTTTGACGAAAACGCGGGGTTATTGGATTGGTCGAGCGAAGGAATTTGGTTCAGTGGCTTGCAAAAAACAACGTCCCATTTATTTTTACTGAATCCGTCTACTAAGAAGTTTACCAAAATCACGCAACCTGATAATATCATCGGCAATCAGTTTTCGTTCACCAAAGACTTCAAACAAATCGCTTTTGTGATGGCTTCGCCCAATCAAATGGGCGAGATTGCGGTTTCGAGCATTCCCGCTTTTGTGCCCAAAATCCTGACGCAAATGGGTGACCAACTCAAACCCTACAAAACGGCCACCCGTGAAGTAGTCAGCTGGAAATCCCGCGATGGGGCCACAATTGAAGGCGTATTGATCAAACCCGCCAATTATGACCCTACCAAGAAATATCCGCTTTTGGTGGTGATCCACGGCGGCCCGACGGGCATCGACATGCCGAGTATTACCGCCGACCGTTACTACCCCATTGAATTGTTTACGGCCAAAGGAGCGCTGGTGCTGCGTCCAAATTACCGTGGTTCGGCGGGCTATGGCAAAGCATTCAGGGCATTAAACGTTCGAAATTTGGGCGTAGGCGACTATGACGATGTCATTTCGGGCGTTGATTTTCTGATCGGAAAAGGCATGGTCGATAAAGACAAAGTAGGGGCCATGGGCTGGAGTCAGGGTGGCTATATTTCGGCGTTCATCACCACATTTAGCGACCGTTTTAAAGCAACCTCGGTCGGGGCAGGAATTTCCAACTGGGCTACCTATTACCAAAATACGGACATTACGCCTTTTACTCGGCAATACCTCAAAGGTACCCCGTGGAATGACCCCGAAATTTATAAGAAAACGTCCCCCATTTCATACATCAAAACCGCCAAGACACCGACACTCATCCAGCACGGTGAACTGGACCGGCGCGTGCCGATTGCCAATGCCTACGAATTGAGACTGGCGTTGGAAGACAACAACGTACCCGTCAAAATGGTGGTTTACAAAGGCTTTGGCCACGGCATCACCAAACCCAAACAGATGAGACAGGTTATGGAAGAAAACCTACAATGGTTTGGGAAATGGGTCTTTGGCGAAGAAACGAAGAATTAA
- a CDS encoding M20/M25/M40 family metallo-hydrolase, whose product MKKIHLSLCIFSLISLTAVAQPKADLESIVQKHVKNYYGDLYDFMVLPSNAHIKEQIQPNLDWLKKAFEKRGFNTEALPTDGHPVFFAEKKPTTPTTGPLKTLLFYMHFDGQPVEPEKWQQESPYKPVLKKRGANGQWEKIDWNNLQTGYDPEWRIFARAVSDDKGPILMLLAALDMMQKESINSPYHIKVILDSEEEIGAPHLAETVKKYKEKLAADFLMVMDGGRHLSNEPTLTYGCRGIATITLTTYGPKTPQHSGHYGNYAPNPALRMAQLLASMKDEDGRVTIPGYYDGISINADARKILAAVPDSPENIRQKLGFAAPDKVGANYQEALQYPSLNIRGLVCANIGEKANTIVPEEAIAEIDLRLVPETDPDRLVSLVKKHIEEKGYVILNRKPTDEERLKYPKIVTLTERESRMLPFRTDFGIYPDRWLTAAMMRTFGKEPIKIRMTGGSVPIVPFLRELNLPAIHVPMVNMDNNQHAANENLRLGNYVEGIKTWMAILTQEQVK is encoded by the coding sequence ATGAAAAAAATACATTTATCCCTCTGTATATTCTCCCTGATTTCCCTTACTGCCGTGGCTCAGCCCAAGGCTGACTTGGAAAGTATTGTCCAAAAGCACGTCAAAAATTATTACGGCGACCTGTATGATTTTATGGTTTTGCCGAGCAATGCGCATATCAAAGAGCAAATTCAACCCAACTTGGATTGGCTAAAAAAAGCCTTTGAGAAACGCGGATTCAATACAGAAGCCCTGCCAACGGACGGACATCCTGTTTTTTTTGCCGAAAAGAAACCCACTACCCCGACCACTGGGCCGCTCAAAACATTATTGTTTTACATGCATTTTGACGGCCAGCCCGTAGAGCCCGAAAAATGGCAACAGGAATCGCCCTACAAGCCCGTCCTGAAAAAACGCGGTGCCAACGGCCAATGGGAAAAAATAGACTGGAACAACCTACAAACGGGCTACGACCCCGAATGGCGCATTTTTGCCCGGGCCGTTTCGGACGATAAAGGACCGATTTTGATGTTGCTGGCAGCGTTGGACATGATGCAGAAGGAAAGCATCAATTCACCCTACCACATCAAGGTAATCTTAGACAGTGAGGAAGAAATTGGTGCTCCACACCTGGCCGAAACCGTAAAGAAATACAAAGAGAAACTCGCCGCCGATTTTCTAATGGTAATGGATGGCGGCAGGCACCTCTCCAACGAGCCTACGCTTACGTACGGCTGTCGAGGCATTGCCACCATTACGCTGACCACTTATGGGCCAAAAACACCACAGCACAGCGGGCATTATGGCAATTATGCCCCGAATCCTGCGTTGCGCATGGCGCAGTTGCTGGCCTCCATGAAAGACGAAGACGGCCGCGTGACGATTCCGGGGTATTATGACGGCATCAGCATCAACGCCGATGCCCGCAAAATTCTGGCGGCGGTTCCCGACAGCCCCGAAAATATCAGGCAAAAATTAGGCTTTGCTGCGCCCGATAAGGTAGGGGCCAATTATCAGGAAGCGTTGCAATACCCTTCTCTCAACATTCGGGGGTTGGTTTGTGCTAATATCGGAGAAAAAGCCAACACCATCGTACCAGAAGAGGCCATTGCCGAAATAGACCTGCGTCTGGTTCCCGAAACCGACCCCGACCGCCTCGTTTCGTTGGTAAAAAAACACATCGAAGAAAAAGGTTACGTTATTTTGAATCGGAAACCCACCGATGAAGAACGCCTCAAATACCCTAAAATCGTCACCCTTACCGAACGGGAATCCAGAATGCTACCTTTCCGGACCGATTTTGGCATTTATCCCGACCGCTGGCTGACGGCTGCCATGATGCGCACTTTTGGCAAAGAACCCATCAAAATACGCATGACGGGCGGCTCCGTGCCGATTGTGCCCTTTTTAAGAGAGTTGAATTTGCCCGCTATTCATGTACCGATGGTCAACATGGACAACAATCAGCACGCCGCCAATGAAAATTTACGACTGGGCAATTATGTGGAAGGAATAAAAACGTGGATGGCGATTTTGACGCAGGAGCAAGTAAAATAA
- a CDS encoding GtrA family protein — MLVKKKSTLFNFKDLIVYFLIAGTGATVQFVAGSFFRNYVDFFTSVSLGYIVSFIVGFVLTKMFAFDARNTNKTRREMVKFGIVACISFGITVGFAALTLKILHSSDSNDYIYKIPYGFIPEKYKDVNVTEASSTLVGMGLSFVSNYILHKTFTFKSTGFYDRAKAALHLGKD; from the coding sequence ATGCTTGTGAAGAAGAAATCAACACTATTCAATTTTAAAGACCTCATCGTATATTTTTTGATTGCAGGCACTGGCGCAACGGTACAATTTGTAGCAGGCAGTTTTTTTCGTAACTACGTTGATTTTTTTACGTCAGTATCGTTGGGCTACATTGTTTCGTTCATCGTGGGCTTTGTACTCACCAAAATGTTTGCTTTTGATGCTCGTAATACCAATAAAACCCGCCGTGAGATGGTGAAATTTGGTATTGTAGCCTGTATCTCTTTCGGAATTACGGTTGGTTTTGCGGCTTTAACGCTCAAAATCCTGCACTCTTCAGATTCCAACGATTATATTTATAAAATTCCATACGGTTTTATTCCTGAAAAATACAAGGATGTTAACGTCACTGAGGCATCTTCTACGCTGGTAGGAATGGGATTGAGTTTTGTCAGCAATTACATACTTCACAAAACCTTTACTTTCAAAAGCACAGGTTTCTACGACCGCGCCAAAGCGGCGTTACATTTAGGTAAAGACTAA
- a CDS encoding M56 family metallopeptidase codes for MKLFSLSSEPVIEAFGWMLLHAVWQGFAIALVAAGILFLLRRKASYSRYWTGIGALTLQVAASVATFALYYQPRVLQASLPKVTQFTQPLMTKGSQVMISLPWYKQTLWFLQSHLETIVLFWVIGASVLLLRLVGSWVYVQQLKAEGIRLTESSIQEMFRRIATALNIRSTVHLFESVRVSTPVVIGFIRPVVLLPVGLATGLSTKQIEAILAHELAHVKRYDYLVNLLQSLVEVVYFFHPALWWVSSRVRIEREHSCDDVAIQICGDKVAFARALAEVEAFRQSPALAMAFASKKGVMLQRVRRVLGVPEKPQRRMSPNALVLLVLLVFGVSVYAFQPTDKPKTPKAKNISQTSKDVKIELDETGKLTKVTWKQRQLSTKEVVELQKLKEKLDNGEITLESIKNSEQKAILARLTDAENGLHQGMAALADGLSHIDFENISIADDQLDAISEQALADAQPIVDAIAVAFSDTIDERKMQYHHRRMDSLNRLMEPQHQKMEALRLEMEQHEFKTSELERKMEVLEWKKNKVAEERSQVLEKRNKTMYQEGQKVKKSAAEVEKEIDEFENQIKQRETQMQQLNQQLGELRQQLKTVRKPVEELENQMRELEELNEKYSREMDFHSVEMIRAYPPPPPPVEPARARAPRKVSPPPPPAESTPRVRTQTPKAVRPPASVGQPVAPAAPTPPRKK; via the coding sequence ATGAAACTTTTCTCATTATCCTCAGAACCCGTTATTGAAGCTTTTGGCTGGATGCTCCTCCATGCCGTTTGGCAGGGGTTTGCCATTGCTCTAGTGGCCGCAGGAATTTTGTTTTTGCTGCGTCGAAAAGCGAGTTATAGCCGTTATTGGACGGGTATTGGTGCGCTTACGTTGCAAGTAGCGGCCTCGGTGGCCACATTTGCGTTGTATTATCAACCCCGTGTATTGCAGGCGTCTCTTCCTAAAGTGACCCAATTTACCCAGCCTTTGATGACAAAAGGCTCGCAAGTGATGATTTCCTTGCCTTGGTACAAGCAGACTTTGTGGTTTTTGCAGAGCCATCTGGAGACCATTGTATTGTTTTGGGTCATTGGCGCGTCGGTATTGTTGCTGCGTCTGGTGGGGAGTTGGGTGTATGTACAACAACTGAAGGCAGAAGGGATTCGACTGACCGAGTCGAGCATTCAGGAGATGTTTCGGCGGATTGCCACTGCGCTCAACATTCGCTCAACGGTGCATTTGTTTGAGTCGGTACGGGTAAGCACACCCGTAGTGATTGGCTTTATTCGCCCCGTTGTTTTGCTTCCCGTTGGACTGGCGACTGGCTTGAGTACCAAGCAAATTGAGGCGATTCTGGCGCATGAATTGGCCCACGTGAAGCGGTACGACTATTTGGTCAATCTCCTGCAATCGCTGGTTGAAGTGGTGTATTTTTTCCATCCCGCGCTTTGGTGGGTGTCGTCCCGGGTGCGTATTGAGCGTGAGCATAGCTGTGACGACGTAGCGATTCAGATTTGTGGCGACAAGGTGGCCTTTGCCCGGGCGTTGGCTGAAGTGGAGGCGTTTCGTCAGTCACCTGCGTTGGCCATGGCCTTTGCATCCAAAAAAGGGGTCATGTTGCAGCGTGTGCGCCGGGTACTTGGGGTGCCCGAAAAACCGCAGCGGAGAATGAGTCCAAATGCGTTGGTTTTGCTGGTGCTGTTGGTATTTGGGGTATCGGTGTATGCGTTTCAGCCGACGGATAAGCCCAAAACTCCCAAAGCCAAGAATATCAGTCAGACATCTAAAGACGTAAAAATTGAATTGGATGAAACTGGAAAGCTCACAAAAGTGACCTGGAAACAACGCCAATTATCTACGAAGGAAGTTGTTGAATTACAGAAACTAAAAGAGAAGCTTGACAATGGAGAAATCACGCTCGAAAGCATCAAAAATTCTGAGCAAAAAGCCATTTTAGCTCGCCTTACCGATGCAGAAAATGGTCTTCATCAAGGAATGGCGGCCTTGGCAGACGGGCTTTCTCACATTGATTTTGAAAATATAAGCATTGCAGATGACCAATTGGATGCTATATCTGAACAAGCATTGGCCGATGCCCAACCCATTGTTGACGCCATTGCAGTCGCTTTTTCTGATACCATTGATGAACGTAAAATGCAGTATCATCACCGTAGAATGGACAGCCTCAACCGATTGATGGAGCCCCAACACCAAAAAATGGAAGCCCTTCGATTGGAGATGGAACAGCATGAATTCAAAACCAGCGAGTTGGAACGAAAAATGGAGGTGTTGGAATGGAAAAAGAACAAGGTCGCCGAAGAGCGAAGCCAAGTGCTTGAAAAACGAAATAAGACCATGTATCAGGAAGGTCAAAAAGTAAAAAAATCAGCGGCCGAAGTTGAAAAGGAAATCGACGAGTTTGAAAACCAAATCAAGCAGCGCGAAACGCAGATGCAGCAGCTGAACCAACAACTGGGAGAGCTGCGGCAGCAACTGAAAACGGTTCGGAAACCCGTGGAGGAACTGGAAAATCAAATGCGGGAATTGGAAGAACTTAATGAGAAGTATTCACGCGAAATGGACTTTCACTCTGTCGAAATGATTCGTGCCTATCCGCCTCCACCGCCACCTGTTGAGCCAGCGAGAGCAAGAGCGCCCCGAAAGGTGTCGCCACCGCCACCACCTGCTGAGTCTACGCCACGCGTTCGTACTCAAACGCCCAAGGCGGTACGGCCTCCCGCGAGCGTAGGGCAACCCGTGGCCCCTGCCGCTCCTACGCCGCCCAGAAAAAAATAA
- a CDS encoding BlaI/MecI/CopY family transcriptional regulator, with protein sequence MKPTDSELEILQVLWQEGPCTVRQVNERLAQNKDVGYTTTLKLMQIMHEKGLLTRLEEARSHVYAANVSEEETQSTLLERFVDTAFRGSASKLVMHALGNHKATPAELDEIRKLLDQIEKQP encoded by the coding sequence ATGAAACCAACCGATTCTGAACTCGAAATTTTGCAGGTACTTTGGCAGGAAGGCCCCTGTACCGTGCGGCAGGTGAATGAGCGCCTCGCCCAAAACAAAGATGTGGGCTACACCACTACGCTTAAACTGATGCAGATTATGCACGAAAAAGGCCTTCTGACGCGTTTGGAAGAAGCGCGGTCGCATGTGTACGCCGCCAATGTCAGCGAAGAAGAAACACAATCGACCTTACTCGAACGCTTTGTCGACACGGCCTTTCGCGGCTCGGCCAGCAAACTGGTCATGCACGCTTTGGGCAATCACAAAGCCACTCCTGCCGAACTCGACGAAATTCGTAAACTCTTAGACCAAATCGAAAAACAGCCATGA
- a CDS encoding glutamate-5-semialdehyde dehydrogenase, translated as MTTTIVPQLQATQQAAAQVRRLTSEQKTTLLNRLADILIENQAHIMAENQKDMERMPDGDPKKDRLFLNEKRIQGLADSLRDVAQLPDPSGQVVFEREIEQGLKLKKIAVPLGVVGAIFESRPNVTVDVAALCLRSGNACVLKGGKEADFSNRCLVGLIHQALQENGVDTNAVMLLPTDRQFVMELLTATRYVDIIIPRGSESLIQFVRKNSLIPTIETGAGVCHGYVEATADLTKARDIVVNARVSRPSVCNSMDCVIVDKAIAATFLPMLKDDFIKWNVEVFADDESYPLFEQMQYPMLQHAQPQDFGREFLDYKMAVKIVDGLDEALSHIQNYSSRHSEAIVSQNQSAIDRFLHEVDAAAVYANASTRFTDGGVFGLGAEIGISTQKLHARGPFALEKLVTEKWVVVGDGQVRW; from the coding sequence ATGACCACCACGATTGTTCCCCAACTCCAAGCTACGCAACAAGCTGCGGCCCAAGTGCGCCGTTTGACGAGTGAGCAAAAAACGACTCTCCTGAATCGTTTGGCTGACATACTGATTGAGAACCAAGCCCATATCATGGCTGAAAACCAAAAAGATATGGAGCGTATGCCAGACGGAGACCCGAAAAAAGACCGTTTATTTCTCAACGAAAAACGCATTCAGGGATTGGCCGACAGCCTACGCGACGTGGCGCAATTGCCCGACCCGTCGGGGCAGGTAGTATTTGAACGGGAAATTGAACAGGGACTCAAACTCAAAAAAATAGCCGTGCCACTGGGCGTGGTCGGGGCTATTTTTGAATCGCGCCCCAACGTGACCGTAGACGTGGCGGCGCTGTGCTTGCGCTCGGGCAATGCGTGCGTGCTCAAGGGCGGCAAAGAAGCCGATTTCTCCAACCGTTGTTTGGTAGGATTGATTCATCAAGCATTACAAGAAAACGGTGTGGACACCAACGCGGTAATGCTGCTCCCAACCGACCGCCAATTTGTGATGGAATTGCTCACGGCTACGCGCTATGTCGATATTATCATTCCTCGTGGGTCAGAGTCTTTGATTCAGTTTGTGCGTAAAAATTCCCTGATTCCAACCATCGAAACGGGCGCGGGGGTTTGTCATGGTTACGTAGAAGCCACAGCTGATTTAACCAAAGCCCGCGACATTGTAGTAAATGCGCGTGTATCACGTCCGTCGGTTTGTAATTCAATGGATTGCGTAATTGTGGACAAAGCCATTGCGGCCACTTTTTTGCCGATGCTCAAAGACGATTTTATCAAATGGAACGTAGAAGTATTTGCCGACGACGAATCTTATCCTTTATTTGAGCAAATGCAGTATCCTATGCTCCAACACGCCCAACCGCAGGATTTTGGGCGGGAGTTTTTGGATTACAAAATGGCCGTAAAAATCGTAGATGGCCTTGACGAAGCCCTTTCGCACATTCAAAATTATTCATCGCGCCACTCTGAGGCCATTGTTTCCCAGAACCAATCTGCCATTGACCGCTTCCTCCACGAAGTCGATGCAGCGGCCGTGTATGCCAATGCATCGACACGCTTTACCGACGGTGGAGTGTTTGGACTCGGTGCTGAAATCGGTATTTCGACCCAAAAACTTCACGCACGCGGGCCCTTTGCCCTCGAAAAGTTGGTGACTGAAAAATGGGTGGTCGTGGGCGATGGACAGGTAAGGTGGTAG
- a CDS encoding M14 family zinc carboxypeptidase, with translation MKHLFLVVSFFCMSETIFAQNNLAQRLFDAHEMFKEKSVIERRAFKHRHLVPLIDKAKANPNFSVTEAGKSFEGRSIFQLKYGKGAPPVLLWSQMHGDEATATMALLDIFNFLNASGDGFDDLRKKLQEKSTLYFVPMLNPDGVERWQRRTAQEIDMNRDALRLQCPESKLLKHLQQTLKPAVGFNLHDQSPRYSVGESKEVAAISFLATAYNEERTINAVRERAMQLIVGMNRELQKFVPNQVARYSDEFEPRAFGDNIAKWGTSLVLIESGGYKNDPEKQYLRKMNFVAILTALESIADGTYARENRNDYEKIPQNARNHYDLIIRNAKTELNGQTYTVDVAVNRNEVNNADATAFSYRSSIEDFGDLSVFYGIDELDAQGAMLVDAKGKPLVLRLGDRGNFELRSDKKSWKVESGFLKSL, from the coding sequence ATGAAACACCTATTCTTGGTGGTTTCTTTTTTTTGTATGTCTGAAACCATTTTTGCCCAAAACAACCTAGCACAGCGCCTTTTCGACGCGCACGAGATGTTCAAAGAAAAAAGCGTGATAGAACGTCGGGCGTTTAAACATCGTCATTTGGTTCCCCTCATCGATAAGGCCAAAGCCAACCCCAATTTCAGCGTTACGGAGGCAGGTAAATCGTTTGAGGGCCGTTCAATCTTTCAGTTAAAATACGGCAAAGGCGCACCTCCCGTTTTGCTGTGGTCGCAGATGCACGGCGACGAAGCCACCGCTACCATGGCATTGCTAGATATTTTCAATTTTCTGAACGCAAGCGGCGATGGCTTTGACGATTTGCGCAAAAAGCTTCAGGAAAAAAGTACGCTCTATTTCGTTCCGATGCTCAATCCTGACGGCGTGGAGCGTTGGCAACGCCGCACCGCGCAGGAAATCGACATGAACCGCGACGCGTTACGGTTGCAGTGCCCCGAGTCAAAACTGCTCAAACATCTTCAGCAGACCCTCAAACCCGCCGTGGGTTTCAACCTCCACGACCAAAGCCCGCGCTACAGCGTGGGCGAGTCCAAAGAAGTAGCCGCGATTTCGTTTTTGGCAACGGCCTATAACGAAGAGCGGACCATCAACGCTGTTCGCGAGCGCGCCATGCAGTTGATTGTGGGCATGAACCGTGAATTGCAGAAGTTTGTCCCCAACCAAGTAGCGCGCTATTCGGATGAGTTTGAACCTCGGGCCTTTGGGGATAATATCGCCAAATGGGGTACCAGTTTGGTGTTGATTGAATCAGGCGGATACAAAAATGACCCAGAGAAGCAGTATCTGCGCAAAATGAATTTCGTCGCCATTTTGACCGCGCTAGAATCCATTGCCGATGGCACTTACGCCCGCGAAAATAGAAACGATTACGAGAAAATTCCGCAAAACGCGCGCAACCACTACGACCTCATCATCCGAAACGCCAAAACTGAACTAAACGGCCAAACGTATACCGTTGATGTGGCCGTAAACCGCAACGAGGTAAACAACGCCGACGCCACCGCGTTCAGTTACCGCAGCAGCATCGAAGATTTCGGTGATTTGTCAGTCTTCTACGGCATTGATGAGCTCGACGCCCAAGGTGCCATGCTCGTCGACGCCAAAGGCAAGCCGCTTGTGTTAAGATTGGGAGACCGAGGCAATTTTGAGCTTCGTTCCGACAAGAAAAGCTGGAAAGTAGAAAGCGGATTTTTGAAAAGTTTGTAG